The proteins below come from a single Lates calcarifer isolate ASB-BC8 linkage group LG11, TLL_Latcal_v3, whole genome shotgun sequence genomic window:
- the gig2e gene encoding grass carp reovirus (GCRV)-induced gene 2e: protein MSQVQWAEDDFDLPQGAAPLGLSEPVDGKTYIMYHGTTKKNAQSIKANGFQQSTGGMLGRGVYLSRDLKKASRYPIGHPESDRAVVKVKVEVGKVIAINRQGHPLQRSWHDKGYDTAWVPPNCGMVKSGLEEDCVWDPKRIKVINIINPTPVRGRSADESPVDGQTYIMYHGTTKKNARSILASGFKQSADGMLGRGVYLSRDLKKASRYPINHPESDRAVVKVVVNVGRVKRIDRQHHPLQKTWHDHGYDTAWVPPNCGMVPSGLEEDCVWDPNQIKIIKVINPTLDPVIKHDTETIMSRFQWAEDDFDLPVGVFPLGLSAPVNGRKYVMYHGTTRSNAQSILDNGFCQSRGGMLGRGVYLSRDLQKASRYPLHHPESDRVVVKVVVNVGRVIAINYQGHPLQKSWHNHGYHTAWVPPNCGMVPSGLEEDCVWDPNRIQIINIIKPRPVQPEWGAWGYM from the exons ATGAGTCAGGTTCAGTGGGCTGAAGATGACTTCGATCTGCCCCAGGGGGCAGCTCCACTCGGCCTCTCTGAGCCAGTCGATGGTAAAACCTACATCATGTACCACGGGACCACGAAGAAGAACGCTCAGTCCATCAAGGCCAATGGGTTTCAGCAGTCTACAGGGGGGATGCTCGGCCGCGGGGTCTACCTGAGCAGAGACCTGAAGAAAGCCAGCCGCTATCCCATTGGTCACCCTGAGTCTGACAGGGCCGTGGTCAAGGTCAAGGTCGAGGTGGGAAAAGTGATCGCCATCAACCGTCAGGGCCACCCTCTGCAGAGGAGCTGGCACGACAAGGGGTACGACACGGCCTGGGTGCCCCCCAACTGTGGGATGGTGAAGAGCGGTTTGGAGGAGGATTGTGTCTGGGATCCCAAACGAATCAAGGTCATTAATATCATCAACCCAACCCCAGTCCGAGGCCGATCTGCAGATGAGAGT CCAGTTGATGGCCAAACCTACATCATGTACCACGGGACCACGAAGAAGAACGCTCGGTCCATCCTGGCCAGTGGGTTTAAGCAGTCTGCAGATGGGATGCTCGGCCGCGGCGTCTACCTGAGCAGAGACCTGAAGAAAGCCAGCCGCTATCCCATTAATCACCCTGAGTCTGACAGGGCCGTGGTTAAGGTCGTGGTCAATGTGGGAAGAGTGAAGAGAATCGACCGTCAGCACCACCCTCTGCAGAAGACCTGGCATGACCACGGGTATGACACGGCCTGGGTGCCCCCCAACTGTGGGATGGTGCCAAGTGGTTTGGAGGAGGATTGTGTCTGGGATCCCAACCAAATCAAGATCATTAAAGTCATCAACCCAACCCTAGACCCAG TCATTAAACA TGATACTGAAACCATCATGAGCCGGTTCCAGTGGGCTGAGGATGACTTTGACCTGCCTGTGGGGGTCTTTCCACTCGGCCTCTCAGCGCCAGTTAATGGCAGAAAGTACGTCATGTACCACGGCACCACCAGGAGCAACGCTCAGTCCATCCTGGACAACGGTTTCTGCCAGTCCAGAGGGGGGATGCTCGGCCGCGGGGTCTACCTGAGCAGAGACCTGCAGAAAGCCAGCCGCTATCCTCTCCACCACCCTGAGTCTGACAGGGTCGTGGTCAAGGTCGTGGTCAACGTAGGAAGAGTGATCGCCATCAACTATCAGGGCCACCCTCTGCAGAAGAGCTGGCACAACCACGGGTACCACACGGCCTGGGTGCCCCCCAACTGTGGGATGGTGCCGAGCGGTTTGGAGGAGGATTGTGTCTGGGATCCCAACCGGATCCAGATCATTAATATCATCAAACCGCGCCCAGTCCAGCCTGAATGGGGTGCATGGGGCTACATGTGA